One Rhizobium acidisoli DNA window includes the following coding sequences:
- the nadA gene encoding quinolinate synthase NadA — protein MNHSVSASSLYERVSRVIPKAEWMTFENDVDAILELKRRRNAVILAHNYQTPEIFHGVADIVGDSLALARKAIEVDADVIVLAGVHFMAETAKLLNPEKTVLIPDLAAGCSLADSITPEDIALLREAHPGVPIITYVNTSAAVKAASDICCTSGNAKQVVESLGVPKVLMIPDEYLARNVARETDVEIIAWHGHCEVHELFTAEDVRQLRENHPGVTVLAHPECPPEVVAEADFAGSTAVMSDYVGRQKPARVVLLTECSMSDNVAVHHPEVEFIRPCNLCPHMKRITLANIRAALEENRHEVTVDPAIAVAARRAVERMLAI, from the coding sequence ATGAATCATTCTGTTTCCGCATCCTCGCTCTACGAGCGCGTCAGCCGCGTCATTCCCAAAGCCGAATGGATGACGTTCGAAAACGACGTCGACGCCATCCTCGAGCTCAAGCGCCGCCGCAACGCCGTTATTCTCGCGCACAACTACCAAACGCCCGAGATCTTTCACGGTGTGGCCGATATCGTCGGCGACAGTCTGGCGCTCGCCCGCAAGGCGATCGAGGTCGATGCCGATGTGATCGTGCTGGCCGGCGTGCATTTCATGGCCGAGACCGCCAAGCTTCTGAACCCCGAGAAAACCGTGCTGATCCCTGATCTCGCCGCCGGCTGCTCGCTGGCGGATTCGATCACGCCTGAAGATATCGCGCTGTTGCGCGAGGCTCATCCCGGCGTGCCGATCATCACCTATGTCAACACCTCGGCGGCGGTGAAGGCCGCCTCCGACATCTGCTGCACCTCGGGCAATGCCAAACAGGTAGTGGAATCGCTCGGCGTGCCCAAGGTGCTGATGATCCCGGACGAATATCTGGCGCGCAACGTCGCCCGCGAGACCGATGTCGAGATCATCGCCTGGCACGGGCATTGCGAAGTGCATGAACTCTTCACCGCAGAGGACGTGCGCCAGCTGCGCGAAAACCATCCAGGCGTGACGGTGCTCGCCCATCCCGAATGCCCGCCCGAGGTGGTGGCCGAGGCCGATTTTGCCGGCTCCACCGCTGTCATGTCGGATTATGTCGGCCGGCAGAAACCGGCGCGCGTCGTGCTGCTCACCGAATGTTCGATGAGCGACAATGTCGCCGTGCATCATCCCGAGGTCGAGTTCATTCGCCCCTGCAATCTCTGCCCGCATATGAAGCGGATCACCCTGGCCAATATCCGTGCGGCGCTCGAGGAAAACCGCCACGAGGTGACCGTCGACCCGGCAATTGCCGTGGCGGCGCGCCGCGCCGTCGAAAGGATGCTGGCGATATGA